A window from Herbaspirillum sp. meg3 encodes these proteins:
- the glmS gene encoding glutamine--fructose-6-phosphate transaminase (isomerizing), protein MCGIVGAVAQKDVTPILLEGLKRLEYRGYDSCGVAVHMDGKLQRSRSTSRVAELQKQVAETHLAGFTGIAHTRWATHGAPATHNAHPHFSRDRIALVHNGIIENYEELRTELQSVGYVFESQTDTEVIAHLVDHMYTGDLFETVQQAVRRLTGAYAIAVFCVDEPHRVVAARQGSPLILGVGDGQNFVASDAMALAGTTDQIVYLEEGDVVDLQLQRYWIVDVNGKPAEREVKTVHAFTSAVELGPYQHFMQKEIFEQPRAIADTLEGVESIMPELFGDSAHKVFKHIDSVLILACGTSYYSGLTAKYWIESIAKIPVNVEIASEYRYRDSVPNPKSLVVTISQSGETADTLAALKHARAQGMTNTLTICNVATSAMVRESQLAYITRAGVEVGVASTKAFTTQLAALFLLTLALAQTRGLLSDEQEAAHLKAMRHLPAALQSVLALEPSIAAWAEAFARKENALFLGRGLHYPIALEGALKLKEITYIHAEAYAAGELKHGPLALVTEEMPVVTIAPNDALIEKLKSNMQEVRARGGQLYVFADAGSSIVSSEGLHVIRLPEHYGLLSPILHVVPLQLLAYHTALARGTDVDKPRNLAKSVTVE, encoded by the coding sequence ATGTGCGGAATCGTCGGCGCCGTGGCGCAAAAGGATGTCACTCCAATTTTGCTGGAAGGATTGAAGCGCCTCGAATACCGCGGCTATGACTCCTGCGGCGTGGCCGTACACATGGACGGCAAACTGCAACGTTCGCGCAGCACCTCCCGCGTTGCCGAATTGCAAAAGCAAGTCGCCGAAACCCACCTCGCCGGTTTTACCGGTATCGCCCACACCCGCTGGGCGACACACGGTGCACCTGCCACCCACAACGCGCATCCCCATTTTTCACGCGACCGCATTGCACTGGTTCACAACGGCATCATTGAAAATTACGAAGAACTGCGCACAGAACTGCAAAGCGTGGGTTACGTCTTTGAAAGCCAGACCGATACCGAAGTCATCGCCCACCTGGTCGATCACATGTACACCGGCGACCTGTTCGAAACCGTGCAACAAGCCGTGCGTCGCCTGACAGGCGCCTACGCCATCGCCGTCTTCTGCGTCGACGAACCGCACCGCGTCGTCGCTGCCCGCCAAGGCTCCCCGCTGATCCTCGGCGTCGGCGACGGACAAAATTTCGTCGCCTCCGACGCCATGGCGTTGGCCGGCACCACCGACCAGATCGTCTACCTCGAAGAAGGCGACGTCGTCGACCTGCAACTGCAGCGCTATTGGATCGTCGACGTCAACGGCAAACCGGCCGAACGCGAAGTCAAAACCGTACACGCCTTCACCAGCGCGGTAGAGCTCGGCCCCTACCAGCACTTCATGCAAAAGGAAATTTTCGAACAGCCGCGCGCCATTGCCGACACACTGGAAGGCGTTGAGAGCATCATGCCGGAATTGTTCGGAGACAGCGCGCACAAAGTTTTCAAGCACATCGATTCGGTACTCATCCTCGCCTGCGGCACCAGCTATTACTCCGGCCTCACCGCCAAATACTGGATCGAATCGATCGCCAAAATTCCGGTTAACGTAGAAATCGCCAGCGAATATCGCTACCGCGACAGCGTCCCCAATCCGAAATCACTCGTGGTCACGATCTCGCAAAGCGGCGAAACCGCCGACACGCTCGCCGCGCTCAAACATGCGCGCGCGCAAGGCATGACCAACACACTCACGATTTGTAACGTCGCCACCAGCGCCATGGTGCGAGAGTCACAACTGGCCTACATCACACGCGCCGGGGTTGAAGTCGGCGTCGCCTCCACCAAGGCATTCACCACACAGTTAGCGGCGTTGTTCCTGCTGACACTGGCGCTGGCGCAAACCCGAGGTCTGCTCAGCGACGAGCAAGAAGCGGCGCATCTGAAAGCAATGCGCCATCTTCCGGCGGCATTGCAAAGCGTGCTCGCATTGGAACCCAGCATCGCAGCCTGGGCCGAAGCATTTGCACGCAAAGAAAACGCCCTCTTCCTCGGACGCGGCCTGCATTACCCGATTGCACTCGAAGGCGCGTTGAAGCTGAAAGAGATCACCTACATCCATGCCGAAGCCTACGCCGCCGGCGAACTCAAGCACGGCCCTCTGGCACTCGTCACAGAAGAAATGCCCGTCGTCACGATTGCACCGAACGACGCACTAATCGAGAAACTGAAATCCAACATGCAGGAAGTCCGCGCACGCGGCGGCCAGTTATATGTCTTCGCCGATGCCGGCTCCAGCATCGTCTCCAGCGAAGGCCTGCACGTCATTCGTTTGCCGGAACACTACGGATTGCTGTCACCAATCCTGCATGTCGTGCCGTTGCAATTGCTGGCGTATCACACGGCATTGGCACGTGGTACAGATGTCGATAAGCCTCGTAACCTGGCAAAATCGGTCACTGTGGAGTGA